From the genome of Abyssicoccus albus, one region includes:
- the gcvH gene encoding glycine cleavage system protein GcvH, with product MNTPEELKYSKEHEWVKVDGDKAYIGITHFAQSELGDIVFVELPEIGDSIEKEESFGNVESVKTVSELYAPISGEVVAINEELEDSPEFVNESPYDKAWIVQVSNFKQEEIDALMSAAEYKEMTNE from the coding sequence ATGAATACACCTGAGGAATTAAAATACTCTAAAGAACACGAATGGGTTAAAGTTGACGGAGATAAAGCGTATATCGGTATTACTCACTTCGCTCAATCAGAGCTTGGTGATATCGTATTCGTTGAATTACCAGAGATTGGCGACTCTATAGAAAAAGAAGAGTCATTTGGTAACGTTGAATCTGTTAAAACTGTTTCTGAATTATATGCTCCAATTTCTGGTGAAGTTGTTGCAATCAATGAAGAATTAGAAGATAGTCCTGAATTCGTGAATGAATCACCTTATGATAAAGCATGGATTGTACAAGTATCTAATTTCAAGCAAGAAGAAATCGATGCATTAATGTCTGCTGCTGAATACAAAGAGATGACAAATGAATAA